Below is a window of Salvelinus fontinalis isolate EN_2023a chromosome 14, ASM2944872v1, whole genome shotgun sequence DNA.
ATGTGGCTGCAACTCAGTTCTGTTTGTCTGTATCTCCTTCATTTCCTTTTCCTttccctctctgcttctctccagGCGGCCAAAGACATTAAGGATAGGTATAGTACATTGCTGCCCATTTCTCAGAGTATCTTCTTAACTCCCTAACCATCTGCTCACCCACATGCTTTCCAACAAAATATAGATTCGATACAATCACTCTGTAGCACGCTCTTTCATCACCACTCTGGCATTTCATCTCCGCCTTTTCTCCCTCAcctcacctgtcctctctgtctcaaaCAGGTGTCAGTCCCTCATGGCACATGCACCAGTCTATCCCCTCTCTGGCAGTGTCAGTTTAGCTTGTATGTTTTGTGTATGTCAGTTCATGATTCATTAATGTTTTTGTGAGTAGTTAGTATGGTATTTTAGCTCTGTGTAGTGATTAGTTATGGTAGTACTACAGTACAACACTCACTGTCCCGTCATTTCTTCAGTGGGTTGAATAATGAGGCATGTCTCAttctctgtgtttttgtttgtggGAGAGCAGTGTGACAATGGCCCCAGCCTTCCGTTTGTCGCTGAAAGCCAAAGCCACTGACAGCATGAGTCACATGATGGTGGACTTCACCCAAGAGAGGGAGATGCTTCAGGCCATCAAGTTCCTCCCAGGTCAGTCTGTGAAATGTCATGTCTTTAAGAACTGAACTTTGTAGTTAATATGAATTGGGGTTTTTGAAATACAATACTGCTGCCATGTAAGTGTACAATTAGTTTGTATTTTCACTTGTGGCTGGTAGTCACAAATGAGTAGGACAATAAACctaatctctctcttccccagtgcCTGCGACCCCAGAGATTCTGgtgtcagagtgccaggtgtGTGACAACACGGTGACGGTACAGTGGGCTCTGCCTGAGCCCGACAGCAAGATAGACCACTATGACCTGGAACACCGCCGCACCAACCACGAGGGGCCGCCCCGCGCCCGAGAGGACTACCCATGGATGGTAGTGGAGGGCATCCGCGAGACCGAGTACACCCTTACAGGTAAGAGTTGACTCGAGAAGAGAAGTAACGGTTAGagttatggctagggttagggttgaaccggaaTGTACACATGAAACTAGGATTCATGTTAGAAATAGGATTATGTTTAGGATTAAGTTTGAGCCAGGGtgtgaacataaagctagggttagggtttagcctGGTTGTGGACATTAAACTACAGTGAGCTccgaaagtattgggacagtgacaattttgttgttgttttggttctGTACTCCAGCAGTTCTGATTTGATTACTATGAGGTTAAACTGCAgaatgtcagctttaatttgagggtattttcatccatatcgggtgaactgtttagaaattacagcactttttgtacatattcCTCCCATTATAGGGAACCAAAAGTAtcgggacaaattcacttatgtatattaaagtagtcaaaagttcagtatttggtcccatattcctaacacacaatgattacatcaagattgtgattctacaaacttgttggatgcatttgcagattattttgtgcccaatagaattgaatggtaaataatgttttgtgttattttggactcacttttattgtaaataggaatataatatgtttctaaacacttctttttatttttttaccgctttttctccccaatttcgtggtatccaattggaagtcacagtcttgtctcatcgctgcaactcccgtatggactcgggagaggcgaaggtcgagagccatgtgtcctccgaaacaaaactcaaccaagccgcactgcttcttgacccaatgcccacttaacccggaagccagccacaccaatgtgtcagaggaaacactgtgcacctggcaaccgtgtcagcgtgcactgcacccagcccgccacaggagtcgctagtgtgcgatgggacaaggacatccctgtcgaaccctcccctaacccggacgacgctgggctaattgtcaccgccccatgggtctcccggtcgcggccggctgcgacagagcctggactcgaacccagaatctctagtggcacagcttagaccactgcgccactcgggaggcatttctaaacacttctacctacattaatgtggaggctaccatgattatggacaGTCccgaatgaattgtgaataatgatgagtgacaaagttacatacacacaaatatcatacccccaagacatgctaacttctcaccattacaataacagtttAGCATTTTTGGAAGTGGGGGTGATTTTTGTATggctgtaactttctcactcttcattattcacaatttcattcaggactatccatgatcatggtagcatccatattcatatagaagtgtttagaaacactCTATTCATATTTACAATAAAATTGATACCATACATTATTTAAGTGTATtcatcccaatacttttggtcccctaataTGGAGTGACTATGTAATTTCAAAACAGTTCActtgatatggatgaaaataccctcaaattaaagctgacagtttgCAATTTAAccccatagtcattgtatcattccaaatcaaaagtgctggagtacagagccagaaaaaataacaaatgtgtcactgtcccaatacttttggggTAGAGGGTAGTATGAAAAAAGGCCTGTCTTTGGATGCTGTAGCCTAGGAATAATACGGTGACTCTAATTTACCAACTGTAATTATCAAGTAGCCATCATATTCAttatcattgttattattatgTATTTTCAGGGCTTCGCTTCGACACACACTACATGACGTTCCGTGTGAAGGCGTGTAACAAGGCTGTGGCAGGAGAGTTCTCTGAGCTTGTAACACTGGAGACACATGGTGAGTGAACTGAACATAGTCTTCCACAGGGAGAATGTATGTAGCTGATTGTCCTTAATGTCCTAATGATGTCAAGATAAGAATGAGTCAGAaaacactctctccatctctccttgcaGCTTTCCTGTTCAAGCTGGATGCAGGCTCGGCTCATCAGAACCTGAAGGTGGAGGACCTCAGTGTGGAGTGGGACAGCTGCGGGGGGAAGGTTGTCCAGGACATCCGCAAGGACAAGAACAGAACCAACCAATCTCCAATGCACTCACCTGCCAGGTCAGAAACACTTTCTGACAAATCCTTTGTGCACACTTAACAGTTTATAGAATGAAAGTCGATGTTCAACTTTGGTGGCCTCCTCTCCTAGGACAGCCATGAATTCACCTAAGCGAGTGCCATCTGCTCGGGTCGGCAGAGACCGGTTCACGGCTGAATcctacactgtactgggagacaCGTTTATCGACGCAGGCCAGCAGTATTGGGAGGTGCGTTTCGATAAGGAAAGCAAAGCGTTCGCTGTGGGCTTGGCCCTGAGGAACCTGGGCCGCTTTGACCAGCTGGGGAAGAGCAATGCATCATGGTGCATCCACCTGAACAACTGGCTGCAGCAGAGCCTCACAGCCAAGCACAACAACAAGGCCCGCACCCTGGACTGTCCCATCCCGGACCGCATAGGGGTCTACTGCAACTACGAGGAGGGTGAGATGGATCTCCTGTTCCCATTGTAGTAGGTTTCCTCCATTCAGTTAGCATCACTTAACTCAGACTGACATACAGCACGTTGTTATCTCTACTTCATTAAAATGGTCTGAATTAAAGATTGGACCAGGAATGGGTTGGGTAATGTAATCAAATGAACACTAGTGAGTGGCTGCAGTCTGTATCTAGtctggaagacacatttcagttgaatgcattcagttgtacaactgactaggtatccccctttccactCTGTGTTCCTTAGCTATGCTGCTGTATCAAATTTCAAGCTGCGTTAGAGTACTGGGACATTCGTGACATTACCTTTCTCTCCATCCAGGTGCACTGTCTTTCTACAATGCCAGAACCAAGACACTGATGCACACTTTTAGAACCAAGTTCACACAGCCTGTCATACCAGCCTTCTCGGTGAGGAACTTAGATTTTTGGGTGGCTCACAGAGCAAAAAAGTTATGAAACCACTACTGGTAACTTAGATAAATCCTGCCTGTGAGTTAAGCATGTGCTTTATCTCCACCTACAGGTGTGGAATGGGAGTTTCTCAGTGCAGACGGGGCTGCAGGTGCCCAGTGCGGTGCAGAGCAGCCAGAGGAAGAACAGTGGTACCAGcagctccaacaccagcctcacCTAGACCCAGCCAGAACCAACCGCTGCAGCAGAACTTTACCCCATTCAGGCTGTGTGGTGGTAGGAGCTCAAACTGGTCCCAGCGCTGCCGCTGCTCACCCAAACCCCCCCAATACACACCACACCTGCCTGGGGTGATGGGTCCTACTCTGCCTGATCCCAATCAGCTCACTACACTCCCTGTGTCTTCCAGACAGGTGCCCTCATCAGTGTATCAGGAGTGAATCATAAAGTAATTTAATTCATATCCCTAATTCAACAAAGGCCAAATGAAGATAAACCAGTTACCAATATATTAGGAGCTAGACACAATATATGTTAATATTTCAATGCAACAGACAGACCCCAATGCAACTAAAAACAGTCCCTATAACGTGGTTGTAGTACAGTAGTCATTAATACATACTGAATGTATGGATCCTCTGCCTCTTATTTTGCTAGTTGCTTCTCAGTACAGAAGCACCTAATTTACCTGTATAACCCAAATAACTTTGTAGCAAAACGACCTGCTTATAGTCACACAAGTTTATTGCTATCTAAGAATGTATTGAATTCTTAAATCACCAGCAGCTGTGTGGACCAGTGGAGACACAGAGAAATACAGTACTGCTGATTGGATTTTGGGGAAGGGTTGGTATGGGTCAGAGGGTCTGAATATTGTATTCTAACATGTGTCGCCCTGACATGTCACCGTTTAATCACCACCTGAAGTGAGGAGAGAAACCATTTTATGAGCTGGGTGAGGACTACCTGGAAGAGAGACATTCTGAGATGTTGTTGCTGCAAGTGTTTACCGATGTTACCACCAGTCCTTATTCATGTCACCTGATGTCAAAACTCAGTGCTGGGGTGCTATTATTTTAAATATTGTCTACATTTTTGTCATGTTGATGGTACGCATCATATGAATATAACCTGCAATGCGTTAAAGCTTCCACTGGAGAATATGTTTTACTTCACAGgttaaaacatttgacatgtaaATATGTTCCTTTAATTTTTAcactacagtatgtatgtatgtctgtcacACACAGTTAATAAAGCAGTAAGACAGCCCTGTGTTTCTCTCAGTCGGTACATTGAGGACCAGAAGTAAATTTCAGGATTCAAGACTACTACATTTTCAAAGATATCAGATCAACTCTGTTCTCACAAGAATAAACACAGGATATAATACCGGTGACTCCTTTTATTTCATTCAGGAGACATTGGCTTCATTGCCTTTGACAAAAGTCTGTTGTAGAATTGAGAGACAAATGTATAGCGATATCATTATAAATATAGAATACCGTAGCATGTCAAAAAACGACAAAGAAACAAAAACACTGACAGGTTTAGAATTGATACTGTAGGCCTATTGGATTACATAAAAAAATATCTTTAAAAATTACGTAGTTAGactttttcaataaatgtgcaaatatacaaaacaaccgTGGTGCGAATGTGACAATTAAATGCCGATTTACAGTCTGTTAAATTTGCTAGTGTCTGGTTTGGATGAAGCGATACTGGAAGGAGCAATCGATAAGTCATTCATCTCAGAGTCTGAGCATACACAGCCCAGCTGAGAAGGAACAGGGAGACCCAGGCACCCGGCCCAGGGGAGGAGGCGGCCAGAGTAGCCCAGAGCCTGAGTCTGACAGAGGGAAATACggtccatgtctctctgtctaccagaGAAAGTGACATGTTTGGGCAGTAGTAGTAGAATGTTGAGTGTCCCCATTTTGTTGTGAAGCCATTGCTGTAGCAGGTTTTTCCACTTGCTGGTTGACTAAGCTGCCAGGAGAGGTTACTGTTATTGCGCCCGCCTCTTCTCCAACTTCAACTTGAGCTCCTCAGATATGGCTGAAAGGAACAAGAGTCAAGAAACCAGCATTTAACTTTGGAATGTTTTTGGTTTAATTTATATTTCAACAATACATACGCAACAAGTTCCCTGAGCGATTACCTCTCAATCATATTCCAGATGGATGGAACTCTTCTAAATGACGAGATAGTAAAAAAGGAAATCAAAATGGTTGACATACTCTGAGCCACAGCGTGTGGTGGGAGAGAAGTCACAGTGATGCTTCTCAACCTGGTGTCAGGGGTATCTGTGGAGGTCGAGTGGGAGGTATGAGGTGTACGAACAGAGGGCACCAGTGGTGGCATCAGGGCCTTCCTCTCAGGTCCTACAACACAAGGGAGAACAATTTCATTGACTGATTCCCAAAGGGAAGATTCAGTGGATAGCctaaaaaataaacacacaagACAAAAACACCTCAGGGTGCCATGataggtatttaaaaaaaaatatttgcatGTCGACTGCCTTATAAAAtgatacaatgcattcggaaagtatttagaccccttgactttttacacattttgttacgttacagccatattctaaaatggatgacatgatgacatgttaaatagtttCTCCCCTCATcaattgacatttttgcaaatttatacaaaataaataacatttacataagtattcagaccctttactctgtacattgttgaagcacctttggcagcgattacagccttgagtatgacgcttacaagcgtggcacacctgtatttggagagttcctcccattcttatctgcagatcctctcaagctctgtcaggttggatggggagcgtcgctgtacagctatttttcAGGTccctctagagatgttcgattgggttcaagtccgcgctctggctgggccactcaaggacattcagagatgtgtcccgatgccactcctgcgttgtcttggctgtgtgcttagggttgttgtcctgttggaagttgaaccttggccctgagcaggttttcatcaagggtctctgtactttgctccattcatctttcccttgatcctgattagtctcccagtccctgcagctgaaaaacatctccacagcatgatgctgcaaccacacttcaccgtagggatggtgccaggtttcctccagacgtgacgcttggcattcagcccaaatagttgaatcttggtttcatcaggccagagaatcttgttcctcatggtctgagagtctttgggtgccttatggcaaactccaagcgggcggtCATGTGCCTAATTACTGAGGagggcttctgtctggccactaccataaaggcctgattgctggagtgcaacatagattgttgtccttctggaaggttctcccctctccacagaggaactctgtcagagtgaccatagggttcttgttcacctccctgaccaaggcccttctcccccgattgctcagtttggctgggtggccagctctaggaagagtcttggtggttccaaacttcttccactgtggtcttggggaccttcaatgctgcagaaatgttttggtacccttgcccagatctgtgcctcgacacaatcctgtcttggagctctacagacaatttatttcacctcatggcttggttatcgctctgacatgcattgtcaactatgGGACCGTATATAGAccggtgtatgcctttccaagtgatgtctaatcaattgacttgaccacaggtgtactccaatcaagttgtagaaacatcaaggatgatcaatagaaacaggatgcaccggagctcaatttcgagtgtcatcgcaaagggtctgaatacttctgtaaataagatctgtttttcattttcaatacatttgcaaacataaaaaaaaactgATTTCACTttggtattatggggtattgtgtgtagattgatgaggggagaaaaatatatatttaaaccatTTTCGAATAAGCCtttaacgtatcaaaatgtggaaaaagtcaagcggtctgaatactttccaaatgccctGTATCTACTAAGACCATGAAAacaatgttttaaaaaaaatgtctttgCAAGACAGCAGAGGGCAAGCAAATAGGCTGCTCAACAGAGCTGAGCAGCACTTCACTTGGCAGAGATGTTTGAAGGGGCGTCTGACGGGGCATCACTAAAACAAAATGTTTCAAAACCTTGCTCCTCTAGATGTTTGTTTCAAGTACATAGTTCATTAAATATATTTCAGTTAATGGCTGAGgcaaggtt
It encodes the following:
- the LOC129810689 gene encoding fibronectin type III and SPRY domain-containing protein 1-like isoform X2, which translates into the protein MGDQKESLRKITTTLALKNEEITNFICCQKQSLENLEGNSSRVQEDLETEFSSLHSVLDDIKDSMVTRIKQERASRTYELQSQLSACSKALESSEELLEVANQTLCSSEADDFTQAAKDIKDSVTMAPAFRLSLKAKATDSMSHMMVDFTQEREMLQAIKFLPVPATPEILVSECQVCDNTVTVQWALPEPDSKIDHYDLEHRRTNHEGPPRAREDYPWMVVEGIRETEYTLTGLRFDTHYMTFRVKACNKAVAGEFSELVTLETHAFLFKLDAGSAHQNLKVEDLSVEWDSCGGKVVQDIRKDKNRTNQSPMHSPARTAMNSPKRVPSARVGRDRFTAESYTVLGDTFIDAGQQYWEVRFDKESKAFAVGLALRNLGRFDQLGKSNASWCIHLNNWLQQSLTAKHNNKARTLDCPIPDRIGVYCNYEEGALSFYNARTKTLMHTFRTKFTQPVIPAFSVWNGSFSVQTGLQVPSAVQSSQRKNSGTSSSNTSLT
- the LOC129810689 gene encoding fibronectin type III and SPRY domain-containing protein 1-like isoform X1, with translation MHMSITFRQEDSNSCARKTATNEESLRKITTTLALKNEEITNFICCQKQSLENLEGNSSRVQEDLETEFSSLHSVLDDIKDSMVTRIKQERASRTYELQSQLSACSKALESSEELLEVANQTLCSSEADDFTQAAKDIKDSVTMAPAFRLSLKAKATDSMSHMMVDFTQEREMLQAIKFLPVPATPEILVSECQVCDNTVTVQWALPEPDSKIDHYDLEHRRTNHEGPPRAREDYPWMVVEGIRETEYTLTGLRFDTHYMTFRVKACNKAVAGEFSELVTLETHAFLFKLDAGSAHQNLKVEDLSVEWDSCGGKVVQDIRKDKNRTNQSPMHSPARTAMNSPKRVPSARVGRDRFTAESYTVLGDTFIDAGQQYWEVRFDKESKAFAVGLALRNLGRFDQLGKSNASWCIHLNNWLQQSLTAKHNNKARTLDCPIPDRIGVYCNYEEGALSFYNARTKTLMHTFRTKFTQPVIPAFSVWNGSFSVQTGLQVPSAVQSSQRKNSGTSSSNTSLT